DNA sequence from the Candidatus Parvarchaeota archaeon genome:
ATGAAATTCTTAAAAACATTTTAGTTTGCCCCTGGCCTGCCAGTTTGCAAGGGTATTTGAACCTGTTGGGGCATAAACAATAAGTGATTTTTATGGCAAGCAGGAAAAAACCAGTTCACTTGGCTTTGGGTGCTGAAGGCAGCCTTGGCTTTTCCAAGCAAGGCCCCGCGTTTTCATCTGTGGCTACAGGCAACATGGGGCATCTGTTAAATGCGCACCAGCCTGACATTGTCTCACTTGACCGGGAGAGGGTCGAGTCCCTTTTGTCACTTGCAAGGCTTTCCGAAAGGCAGCAAAAGCCCGGAATTAGCCTTCCTGTTAGCGCCCTTCTTGCAAAGCTTGCAAAAAAAGAGGCTGCAGTCGCATCAGCGAACCTCTCATCGTCTTTTCTTGTTAAGGCGCCAAGAAAAAAGTCGCGAGCCTAAGTCATGAGGCGCAAGTCTTATTGTCTTAAGAAAAGGGGACGGCTGGTGGAAGATAAAATAAAAAGCGGCGTTGTTTTTGGCATACTCACGCTTCTTACAAGCGCCCTGCTTCCAATAACCTCCAAGTTCACGCTCAACTACCTTAGCCCGCTTGCATTTTCATCCTTGTCCATGCTTGCCGCAGCCGCCGTAAGCTTACTTTTGATTGCAGCCACGGGGAGCCTTGGCCTTGTGCTTCCGGCCGCAAAAAAAATCTGGAAGCTTGTGTTTTTTTCCTATGTGCTTTTCTCCCTATTTTTCTTCCTTGCGCAAAAACACTCCAGTGCCACTGTTGGCATAATAATTTTCCAGCTTGAGGCTGTTTTTGCCTTTGCCTTCAGCTTCCTTCTTTTTGGCCAAAAACCGCACAAGCTTCGCCTTGCACTTGTGGTTGCCGCGGCTGCGGCTGTCGGGTTTGCCCTGTCTGACACAAGCGAGCTGTTCACAGGGCAGGGCTGGACTGCGGCGTTTTTCATTGCTGCCGTCGCCTGCGTGCAGCTTGGGTATGCGCTGTCGCACAACCAGATAGAAAACATCGGT
Encoded proteins:
- a CDS encoding DMT family transporter, whose translation is MRRKSYCLKKRGRLVEDKIKSGVVFGILTLLTSALLPITSKFTLNYLSPLAFSSLSMLAAAAVSLLLIAATGSLGLVLPAAKKIWKLVFFSYVLFSLFFFLAQKHSSATVGIIIFQLEAVFAFAFSFLLFGQKPHKLRLALVVAAAAAVGFALSDTSELFTGQGWTAAFFIAAVACVQLGYALSHNQIENIGALHLVCAASAMGGIGPLSLAVAFEGAEISAIQAGMLPFVILHGILGWLLSYLFYYESMKRIGVPFATALLVPTPAVSMLLASVFLGEATTLRQQL